The window ACGTCGTCTACAAATTCCTCAACGACACGATGTCGGCAAAGTGGCAGGCGCGGTTCATGAAGTTTTCGGGAAGCAACGGCGTTTTGACGCCGGCGGCGGCGCGCGAAGCCGGCCTGACCGAAGACGAGCTGAAGAACACCAATATTCTCGACTCCGATGATCCGAGCTTCAAGGACAATCTCGTCTTCTTCAAAGAACCCGAGAACGTCGAACGCCGTATCCAGCTCTGGAACGACTTCCTGGCCGGCACGCTCTGACGTCCGCAATCCAGCTGGAGAACGACAATGGGAACACATGAAACCGGCTCCGTGCTTTCGCTCGTCGGCGTTTCGAAAACCTATGACGGCGCCCAAAAACCGGCGCTCGACCAGGTGTCTTTCTCGGTCAAGCCCGGGGAATTCTTTTCCATCCTCGGGCCGAGCGGCTCAGGAAAGACGACAATTCTAAGGACGGTAGCCGGCTTTGAAAAGCCTGATACCGGCCAGATCGTCATGGCAGGCGAGGTGGTCAACTCGGTCGCTCCGAATAAGCGCGATGTCCGAACCGTGTTCCAGAGCTACGCCCTTTTCCCGCACCTCACGGTGCGGGAAAACGTCGAATATCCGCTCCGGATGAGGGGCGAGGCGAAGCCGACCCGGCGGACGAAAGCCGAGGAAGCGCTGGCGCTTACCGAAATGGTAACGTTTGCCGACCGGCTTCCGCACCAGCTTTCCGGCGGCCAGCGTCAGCGTGCCGCGCTGGCCCGGTCCATCGTATCGCGACCGAGGCTTCTGCTTCTCGACGAACCGCTCGCCGCTCTCGATCTTCGCTTGCGCCAGCAAATGCAACACACATTGGTGGCTCTGCAGAAAGAACTCGGCATCGCGTTCATGTATGTTACCCACGACCAGGGCGAAGCCCTGTCGATGTCCGACCGCGTCGTCGTCCTGCAGGACGGCAAGATAGCCCAGCTCGCCACCCCCCGCGAAATATACTTTGCCCCGCAAAACGAGTTCGTTTCGCGTTTCGTCGGCCGCTCCAATCTCGTCGCCGTCAATTTCGAACCGTCCGATACCGGATTCGTGGGACGCGTGGAGGGGATCAAGGTTCCGGGACTGACTGCCAAAAAGGGCGGAACGGCGCGGATGGCGATCAGGTACGAAGCGATACAGGTGAAACCGCTCGATGAGGCGGAAGGGGCGCCCGACACCATTCCCGGCGTTGTGGAAGATGTCCTTTTCCTTGGCACCAACTGCGAGGTGAACGTCCGCTGCGGCGGCGTCAATCTCATCGGCACGGTGCCGGCAGTGCGCCACTCGACATTCACGGT is drawn from Rhizobium sp. N324 and contains these coding sequences:
- a CDS encoding ABC transporter ATP-binding protein — encoded protein: MGTHETGSVLSLVGVSKTYDGAQKPALDQVSFSVKPGEFFSILGPSGSGKTTILRTVAGFEKPDTGQIVMAGEVVNSVAPNKRDVRTVFQSYALFPHLTVRENVEYPLRMRGEAKPTRRTKAEEALALTEMVTFADRLPHQLSGGQRQRAALARSIVSRPRLLLLDEPLAALDLRLRQQMQHTLVALQKELGIAFMYVTHDQGEALSMSDRVVVLQDGKIAQLATPREIYFAPQNEFVSRFVGRSNLVAVNFEPSDTGFVGRVEGIKVPGLTAKKGGTARMAIRYEAIQVKPLDEAEGAPDTIPGVVEDVLFLGTNCEVNVRCGGVNLIGTVPAVRHSTFTVGQPVKVAFDAANTQVFHD